The following coding sequences are from one Anabas testudineus chromosome 16, fAnaTes1.2, whole genome shotgun sequence window:
- the si:ch211-113g11.6 gene encoding sema and PSI domain-containing protein isoform X2, protein MLVNDTVLTDVQGNGQIASASEISPPYPSQRSISLSADGSLYSAMSSVGSHAGSIRRTFGSQKLLKTENVWLLNPQFAGAAIIPSMQKFKEEIYFFFSEINKTARVDEEPYRARIGRICTVDEGGIKSLLEHSWTTFMKARVMCGSGNTQQQYNNMKQAVVLTAQDKRGVMYGLFSNAWGRTVICAYSIEDIDQAFSTSKLKGYSSSFIGPRPGMCVRKNSSLGAQNDIKNLGVIRYHPEIEDVIRPVGVAPLDLPTDDQITHTVADIVLAVNDEHYSVLYLGTEQGKVLKVLHTSEGVFIISQYSLFHNEGPVLNMAIDSQKGHLYVGTAMEVQRLPLADCSRYGDTCRECILSRDPYCGWDKARRKCIAIPPGYNVSSGALIQNLDHSNSSVCGEAAALKQRRTSPKEVVVQSNTTVFLPCPVRSFHATYRWEKDNCVKKYPCIFSGDFCVLGPVVDTPLKEGIFRCMATEDGFKVEVISFRLVNDGRLLAASLASTLGPSLLLAMATLWLH, encoded by the exons ATGCTG GTTAATGACACTGTGCTGACTGATGTCCAAGGCAACGGGCAGATAGCGTCGGCCTCTGAGATCTCACCACCCTACCCTTCCCAGAGGTCCATTAGCTTGTCTGCAG aTGGAAGTCTGTATTCTGCTATGTCGTCGGTGGGAAGTCACGCTGGCTCAATTCGACGTACGTTTGGATCCCAGAAACTCCTGAAGACAGAGAACGTTTGGCTGCTGA ATCCACAGTTTGCTGGTGCAGCCATAATCCCATCTATGCAAAAGTTCAAGGAGGAGATCTACTTCTTCTTCAGTGAGATCAACAAGACAGCCAGAGTGGACGAGGAGCCGTACCGGGCTCGCATAGGTCGAATCTGCACG GTGGATGAAGGGGGCATTAAATCCCTGTTGGAGCACTCATGGACCACCTTTATGAAGGCCCGGGTGATGTGTGGCTCAGGCAACACTCAGCAGCAGTACAACAACATGAAGCAGGCTGTGGTGCTCACTGCGCAGGACAAGCGGGGGGTCATGTACGGCCTGTTTTCCAACGCATG GGGAAGAACAGTGATCTGTGCCTACTCCATTGAAGATATTGACCAGGCCTTCTCCACATCTAAACTAAAGGGCTACAGCAGTTCATTCATAGGCCCTCGCCCTGGGATG TGTGTCCGCAAAAACTCATCACTGGGAGCTCAGAACGACATCAAAAACCTGGGGGTGATCAGATACCACCCAGAAATTGAAGATGTGATCCGGCCAGTTGGCGTGGCTCCACTTGACCTCCCCACGGATGACcagatcacacacactgtggcgGACATAGTGCTGGCTGTCAACGATGAACATTACAGCGTCCTGTACCTCggaacag aACAAGGCAAAGTTCTCAAGGTTCTTCACACCAGTGAGGGAGTCTTCATCATATCTCAGTACTCTCTGTTTCACAATGAGGGTCCTGTTCTAAACATGGCCATCGACTCCCAGAAG GGACACCTGTATGTTGGTACAGCGATGGAGGTCCAGCGATTGCCGCTGGCTGACTGCAGTCGCTATGGTGACACATGCAGGGAGTGCATCCTTTCCCGGGATCCGTATTGCGGTTGGGACAAGGCCAGGAGGAAGTGTATTGCCATCCCGCCTGGATACAACGTCTCATCTGG GGCACTCATTCAGAATCTGGACCATTCAAACTCCTCGGTTTGTGGGGAAGCTGCTG CTCTGAAGCAGCGTCGAACTTCCCCCAAAGAAGTGGTGGTGCAGTCCAACACCACTGTCTTTCTCCCTTGCCCTGTGCGCTCCTTCCATGCCACCTACCGCTGGGAGAAGGATAACTGTGTTAAGAAATACCCCTGCATCTTCTCCGGGGACTTCTGTGTCCTGGGGCCTGTTGTTGATACGCCCCTCAAGGAAGGCATCTTCCGCTGCATGGCCACTGAAGACGGTTTTAAGGTAGAGGTTATCTCCTTCAGGCTGGTAAACGACGGCAGGCTCCTGGCTGCCTCCCTGGCCTCCACCTTGGGGCCATCACTCCTGCTTGCCATGGCAACGCTGTGGCTCCATTAA